Proteins encoded by one window of Flavobacteriales bacterium TMED191:
- the ybeY gene encoding rRNA maturation RNase YbeY: protein MNQINYFFEDIKNYKHQLPAKSWIKRCLENEKFCIGCINFIFCSDKYLKKINKTYLEKTYLTDVITFQTTPPKINRINNKKNIFGDVFISIERVKENKKIYKTIFASELQRVMIHGVLHLLGYNDKTESEKKIMTQKENQYINLLNK from the coding sequence GTGAATCAAATAAATTACTTTTTTGAAGATATAAAAAACTACAAGCATCAATTGCCCGCTAAAAGTTGGATAAAACGATGTTTAGAGAACGAAAAATTTTGTATTGGATGTATAAACTTTATATTCTGCTCTGATAAATATCTAAAAAAAATTAACAAAACCTATCTAGAAAAAACATACCTAACTGATGTTATAACCTTTCAAACAACTCCTCCTAAAATAAATCGCATCAATAATAAAAAAAATATTTTTGGAGATGTCTTTATCAGTATTGAGAGAGTAAAAGAAAATAAAAAAATATATAAGACTATATTTGCAAGTGAGTTGCAAAGGGTTATGATTCATGGAGTCCTGCACCTATTAGGTTATAACGACAAAACAGAATCCGAAAAAAAAATAATGACACAAAAAGAAAACCAATATATAAACCTATTAAATAAATAA
- a CDS encoding DUF4837 family protein: protein MYQNKRRAKIIYLQNHQIAKTLTKAQQYIIISIVVLSGLFFWLSQLKPELELPSAIGDPLELVVVKDLSEFKSDFYQTLANLLNTDIGPSPQTEMMLNIIEIDNKKFTGILQRHHNILIISKSQNFSIQIKKDVFAKDQTVILLACRSIQDLDLHKVKIRQLNDSIKSVEIDRLISQIKKKNNKNLSNKISQNHQISILVPNGFFLAHDDTNLTWIRRETPKLSQGIFIANISKELQEQFFKEPSNVIDSLIKDHVSGPLLGSYMITERSATVKKDSILVSGLPMIKHQSLWRIKNDFMGGIYMCYVLSEAINREPIFIYTYLYSPGEEKKTSLIQLEAIVHTMSLFKNRS, encoded by the coding sequence ATCTACCAAAATAAGAGAAGGGCAAAAATTATATATTTACAGAACCATCAAATAGCTAAAACGTTGACAAAGGCACAGCAGTATATTATTATCTCAATAGTTGTTTTATCTGGATTATTTTTTTGGTTATCTCAACTAAAACCAGAATTAGAGCTACCAAGCGCCATAGGCGACCCACTAGAATTAGTTGTTGTTAAGGATTTGTCAGAATTTAAAAGCGATTTTTATCAAACTCTAGCTAACTTGTTGAATACTGACATAGGCCCTTCTCCTCAGACAGAGATGATGTTAAATATTATTGAGATAGATAATAAAAAATTTACAGGAATTTTACAAAGGCACCACAATATTCTAATAATTTCAAAGTCACAGAATTTCAGTATCCAAATTAAAAAGGATGTTTTTGCCAAAGACCAAACAGTGATATTATTAGCCTGCAGATCAATACAGGATTTAGATTTACACAAAGTAAAAATCAGGCAATTAAATGATAGTATAAAAAGTGTCGAAATTGATCGTTTAATTTCCCAAATTAAAAAGAAGAACAATAAAAATTTAAGTAATAAAATTTCACAAAACCATCAAATTTCCATTCTCGTCCCTAATGGTTTCTTTTTAGCTCATGATGACACTAATTTGACCTGGATAAGAAGAGAGACGCCTAAACTAAGTCAGGGGATTTTTATTGCAAACATAAGTAAAGAATTACAAGAACAATTCTTCAAAGAGCCATCCAACGTAATTGATTCTTTAATAAAAGACCATGTTTCAGGGCCATTGTTAGGTTCATATATGATTACTGAGCGCAGTGCAACAGTAAAAAAAGATTCTATTTTGGTTAGTGGATTACCTATGATTAAGCATCAGTCTTTATGGCGCATTAAGAATGATTTTATGGGAGGTATTTATATGTGCTATGTTTTAAGCGAAGCTATCAATAGAGAACCGATCTTTATATATACATATTTATATTCTCCAGGTGAGGAGAAAAAAACATCACTAATTCAATTAGAGGCGATAGTACACACTATGTCTTTATTTAAAAACCGTAGTTAA
- the mnmG gene encoding tRNA uridine-5-carboxymethylaminomethyl(34) synthesis enzyme MnmG, with amino-acid sequence MFSRNYDIIVVGGGHSGCEAAAASAKLGKKTLLVTMNMQTIGQMSCNPAMGGIAKGQIIREIDALGGLSAEITDKTMIQFKMLNQSKGPAMWSPRAQSDRMEFAKEWRLKLESIKNIDFWQDMVTDLVIVNKKIKGVKTALGMTIKSKCVILTNGTFLNGKIHVGEKKFKGGRSGESASYGISESLKKAGFKTGRMKTGTPPRVDGRSINFNKLEEDCGDTNPKNFSFLNKYQITNQIPCHISYTNKSVHKILRDGFEKSPLFDGSIQGLGPRYCPSIEDKITRFAEKERHQIFIEPEGRETCEIYVNGFSTSLPENIQNEALKQIPGFEKVKLFRPGYAIEYDYFPPVQLFHTLETKPISNLYFAGQINGTTGYEEAACQGLMAGINAAFKIDKRDPFILKRNEAYIGVLIDDLVTKGTDEPYRMFTSRAEYRIILRQDNADLRLTPIAQKIGLATTKRIKRLERKTAYINELIDTLKSKNIQPNEINPKLESLGESTISRNTRLERLLSRPNIRFEDIREAKAFESFFQKNNDDQEAIEQAEIQIKYSGYIQKEQENVEKFNRLESIKIPEDFNFSKIKSISSEGREKLTKIKPKTIGQASRISGVSPSDISVLLVYMGR; translated from the coding sequence ATGTTCTCAAGAAATTATGACATTATTGTAGTTGGAGGGGGACATTCTGGTTGTGAAGCAGCCGCTGCAAGCGCCAAGCTGGGCAAAAAAACGCTACTAGTTACTATGAACATGCAAACCATTGGACAAATGTCATGTAATCCTGCTATGGGGGGGATTGCAAAAGGTCAAATAATTCGAGAAATTGATGCACTTGGCGGACTTTCGGCAGAAATTACAGATAAAACAATGATTCAGTTTAAAATGCTAAACCAATCAAAAGGACCTGCAATGTGGAGTCCAAGAGCTCAAAGCGACAGGATGGAGTTTGCAAAAGAATGGAGATTAAAGCTGGAGAGCATTAAAAATATAGACTTCTGGCAAGATATGGTGACAGATTTAGTTATTGTAAACAAGAAAATCAAAGGAGTAAAAACCGCACTCGGCATGACTATTAAATCTAAATGCGTGATTCTTACAAATGGGACATTTCTTAACGGAAAAATTCACGTAGGAGAAAAAAAATTTAAAGGCGGGAGATCAGGCGAATCTGCTTCATATGGGATATCAGAATCACTGAAAAAAGCTGGATTTAAAACAGGAAGAATGAAAACCGGAACTCCTCCAAGAGTGGATGGCAGATCAATTAATTTTAATAAACTTGAAGAAGATTGCGGAGACACAAATCCTAAAAATTTTAGTTTTTTGAACAAATACCAAATAACTAATCAAATACCTTGTCATATAAGCTACACAAACAAAAGTGTCCACAAAATACTTAGGGACGGGTTTGAGAAATCACCTCTTTTTGATGGATCAATACAAGGCCTAGGCCCCAGGTATTGCCCATCGATTGAAGATAAAATAACAAGATTTGCAGAAAAAGAAAGACATCAAATATTTATTGAACCCGAGGGGCGGGAAACGTGTGAAATTTACGTTAATGGTTTTTCAACATCTCTCCCAGAAAATATTCAAAATGAAGCACTAAAACAAATACCAGGTTTTGAAAAAGTAAAACTCTTTAGACCTGGATACGCAATTGAGTACGACTATTTTCCGCCAGTTCAACTTTTTCACACTCTAGAAACTAAACCAATTAGCAACCTGTACTTTGCAGGGCAAATTAATGGAACAACAGGCTATGAAGAGGCCGCATGTCAAGGGTTGATGGCAGGAATAAATGCAGCATTTAAAATTGACAAACGAGACCCTTTTATCTTAAAAAGAAATGAAGCATATATTGGCGTACTTATTGATGACCTAGTCACAAAGGGCACTGATGAGCCATATAGAATGTTTACGTCAAGAGCAGAATATAGGATAATTTTAAGGCAGGACAACGCCGACTTAAGACTAACCCCAATTGCACAAAAAATTGGGCTTGCTACAACGAAAAGAATAAAAAGACTGGAGCGCAAAACTGCGTACATAAACGAGCTTATTGATACTTTAAAGTCCAAAAACATACAGCCCAATGAAATAAACCCAAAGCTGGAAAGTTTGGGTGAAAGCACCATCTCAAGAAACACTAGGCTTGAGAGACTCTTATCACGCCCAAACATACGTTTTGAAGATATAAGAGAGGCAAAAGCATTTGAATCTTTCTTTCAAAAAAATAATGATGACCAAGAAGCTATAGAGCAAGCCGAGATACAAATAAAATACTCCGGATACATTCAAAAAGAGCAGGAAAATGTTGAAAAATTTAATAGACTAGAATCAATCAAAATTCCCGAAGATTTCAATTTTTCAAAAATTAAATCTATTTCAAGTGAAGGAAGAGAAAAACTTACCAAAATAAAACCAAAGACAATAGGACAGGCCTCTAGGATTTCTGGGGTTTCCCCTTCTGATATTAGCGTGCTTTTAGTTTACATGGGAAGGTAA
- a CDS encoding T9SS C-terminal target domain-containing protein: MRYYLYLFIAIPFISFSQIQVNEIFADNGACCLDDSLETEDFVEIINTGPAPVNIAGYFFGDGNGGSIIPSGYPELTTVSSGQVLLLWFDNDPEQGPLHIDAKLNNDGEVVLCLNEDGDTIINVAFPAQIEDVSYSAFPDGAPYSLGWDLTMCPTPGEFNEPCPLVEGCTSVNAYNYNQDATVDDGSCMFDDISGLIINEYSAANCNPDGSDCGDYEDWIELYNNSNNSIDLAGYFLSDKIDNITKWQFSSSTVIEPDSYLIVYASGLDPTLDISNTNTSFKLTQTKSSEYIVLTDSSEQIVDYKKIDRHQLTHSWGRNGESEWRVYESPTPGYNNTSSTGYNSYVAVPTFDVQSGFFNNSVDLSLSSNDSEVDIYYTLDGSFPDANSNYYTAPISINNTTVVRAVAISQNSNFLSSFSETNTYFINDNHSLYVVSIAGDEVDELINGDYGNRPIGSFEIFDQNGDLIDEAVGEFNKHGNDSWAYGQRGLDYITRDQYGYNYAINDKLFTIKNRDSFQRLILKAAANDNYPFTFGSPAHIRDSYCHSLSQVGDLRMDERSHESCILYVNGEYWGVYDVREKVDDLDFLEHYYDQGEGYVDFLKTWGNTWVEFGNNATNNEWDNLVDFITSNDMSDADNYDYVKSVYNTGSLIDYFILNSYVVAMDWLNWNTGWWRGRNPDGDKKKWRYILWDMDATFDHYVNYTGVPDTSSDADPCDPEELGDPGGQGHVPILNALFDNPDFEASYINRYADLSNTIFSCDFMISHLDSLITIIDPEMPRQIERWGGDYSEWQENVQELRDFILDRCSDEFVEGMEDCYDVEAVDLTVIIEGQGEVSINTIDIETLDSPWTGIYYSGLPVELEASSNSDELFNFYWEVIDGDVVLDDPTDPNLVFDINGPVTIVAYFDACASVPTTDIIGPTAVEGGSIWQYTFPSEFTNTSEWSVSGGEVLFTSSSENTIGIQWNYGTGEGQIVLTQFNTLGELECLFVNIVIEEVAPTSTTELDYTENLIVFPSPASTGLKIYTDAKVLQSISLFDMASKKVFSCVNADINTDGAFTIDVSSFNTGIYFVSIQTEIGVFVEKVSISR; the protein is encoded by the coding sequence ATGAGGTATTATTTATATTTATTTATTGCTATTCCATTTATTTCATTTTCACAAATACAAGTTAATGAGATTTTTGCAGATAATGGCGCATGTTGTCTAGATGATTCTTTGGAAACTGAGGACTTTGTTGAGATTATCAATACTGGCCCTGCTCCCGTAAATATTGCAGGGTATTTTTTCGGCGATGGAAATGGCGGAAGTATTATTCCCTCTGGTTACCCTGAACTTACCACTGTAAGTAGTGGTCAGGTCTTATTGCTTTGGTTTGATAATGACCCGGAACAAGGACCATTACATATCGACGCAAAGCTAAATAATGACGGTGAAGTTGTTTTATGTTTAAATGAAGATGGTGACACCATTATAAATGTTGCTTTTCCTGCTCAAATTGAAGATGTTTCGTACTCTGCTTTTCCAGATGGAGCTCCATATAGCCTTGGCTGGGACTTAACCATGTGTCCAACTCCGGGAGAGTTCAATGAGCCATGTCCACTAGTAGAAGGCTGTACTAGTGTTAATGCGTATAATTATAATCAGGATGCCACCGTAGATGATGGCTCTTGTATGTTTGACGATATATCGGGACTCATCATAAATGAATACTCTGCGGCTAATTGTAACCCAGACGGCAGTGATTGTGGCGATTACGAAGACTGGATTGAGTTATATAATAACTCTAACAACTCAATAGATCTTGCAGGATATTTCTTAAGTGACAAGATTGATAATATCACAAAATGGCAGTTTTCAAGCTCAACGGTTATTGAGCCGGATTCGTATTTAATTGTATACGCCTCAGGACTTGATCCTACACTTGATATATCTAATACAAATACAAGCTTTAAACTAACACAAACAAAGTCTTCCGAGTATATTGTCTTAACAGACAGCAGTGAACAGATAGTTGATTATAAAAAGATAGATCGTCATCAATTAACTCATTCATGGGGAAGAAATGGGGAATCTGAATGGCGAGTATATGAGAGTCCAACTCCAGGCTATAATAACACTTCATCTACAGGATATAATAGCTATGTGGCTGTTCCTACTTTTGATGTGCAGTCTGGTTTTTTTAATAATTCAGTTGACCTGAGCTTATCTTCAAATGACTCGGAGGTTGACATTTATTATACACTAGACGGTTCTTTCCCTGATGCAAATTCAAATTATTACACTGCCCCCATTTCGATTAATAACACAACTGTAGTCCGCGCTGTTGCTATTTCACAAAATTCAAACTTTTTGTCTAGTTTTTCAGAAACGAACACATATTTTATTAATGATAATCACAGTTTATATGTAGTGTCAATCGCAGGAGATGAAGTTGATGAATTAATTAATGGTGATTATGGCAATAGGCCTATTGGTTCTTTTGAGATTTTTGATCAAAACGGCGATCTTATCGATGAGGCCGTCGGAGAGTTTAATAAGCATGGTAATGACTCTTGGGCATATGGTCAGAGGGGACTTGATTACATAACAAGAGATCAGTATGGCTATAATTACGCAATTAATGATAAATTATTTACTATTAAAAACAGAGATTCCTTTCAAAGGTTAATTTTGAAGGCCGCAGCAAACGATAATTACCCATTTACTTTTGGTTCACCGGCGCATATTAGAGATTCATATTGCCACAGTTTATCTCAAGTTGGTGACTTAAGGATGGATGAGCGCTCACATGAGTCATGCATTTTATATGTTAATGGTGAGTACTGGGGGGTTTATGATGTTAGAGAAAAGGTGGACGATTTAGATTTTTTAGAACATTATTATGATCAAGGAGAAGGTTATGTAGATTTTTTGAAAACTTGGGGGAATACTTGGGTTGAGTTTGGTAATAATGCAACCAATAATGAATGGGACAACTTAGTAGATTTTATTACTAGCAATGATATGTCAGACGCAGACAATTATGACTATGTAAAGAGTGTATACAATACTGGAAGCTTAATCGACTACTTTATTTTAAACTCATATGTCGTTGCTATGGATTGGTTAAACTGGAATACAGGATGGTGGAGAGGAAGGAACCCGGATGGCGACAAGAAAAAGTGGAGATACATTTTGTGGGACATGGATGCCACTTTTGATCATTATGTGAATTATACAGGCGTACCAGATACAAGTTCAGATGCTGATCCTTGTGATCCAGAGGAACTCGGTGATCCTGGTGGACAAGGACATGTCCCTATTTTAAATGCCTTATTTGATAATCCAGATTTTGAAGCCAGTTATATTAACAGATATGCAGACCTGTCAAACACTATTTTTAGCTGTGATTTCATGATTAGTCATTTAGATAGTCTAATAACTATTATTGATCCAGAAATGCCTAGGCAGATTGAAAGATGGGGGGGTGATTATTCAGAATGGCAAGAAAACGTACAAGAGCTTAGAGACTTTATTCTAGACAGATGTTCAGATGAGTTTGTTGAGGGCATGGAAGACTGTTATGATGTTGAAGCAGTCGATTTAACTGTTATAATTGAAGGGCAGGGCGAGGTTTCTATTAATACGATCGACATTGAGACTCTTGATAGTCCCTGGACGGGGATTTATTACTCGGGTCTTCCAGTTGAATTAGAAGCAAGTTCAAATAGTGATGAGTTATTTAATTTTTATTGGGAAGTAATCGATGGGGATGTTGTTTTAGACGATCCCACAGACCCGAATCTAGTATTTGACATAAATGGCCCTGTAACAATTGTGGCATATTTTGATGCATGCGCATCTGTTCCAACAACAGATATAATTGGACCAACAGCTGTTGAAGGAGGTTCAATTTGGCAGTATACCTTTCCTTCTGAATTTACCAACACGTCTGAGTGGAGTGTTTCAGGTGGAGAAGTTCTGTTTACTTCATCGTCTGAAAATACTATTGGTATTCAGTGGAATTATGGTACTGGAGAGGGTCAGATAGTTCTAACTCAATTTAATACACTTGGAGAGTTGGAGTGTTTGTTTGTAAATATTGTGATTGAGGAGGTTGCACCAACATCTACAACAGAGCTTGATTATACAGAAAACTTAATAGTTTTTCCTAGTCCCGCTTCCACAGGGCTTAAAATTTACACTGACGCAAAAGTTCTTCAGTCTATTTCCTTATTTGACATGGCTAGTAAAAAGGTTTTTTCATGTGTAAATGCAGATATCAATACTGATGGTGCATTTACAATTGACGTTAGTTCTTTTAATACTGGGATTTATTTTGTAAGTATTCAAACAGAAATTGGCGTTTTTGTCGAAAAGGTATCCATAAGCAGGTAG
- the recO gene encoding DNA repair protein RecO → MFKTTKGIILKVTQYKDRQFIANIYTRDSGIIGLIIRKTKEHIILSQPLTIAEITYRHSDNRTLFYVKEASVEYAYSDLIFNNRKLNKAVILCELLSQLLTEKNHEIYDFTVNSLIWLDKAQNDYTGFINLFLMKFCKIAGIGPTSNLVDSKEACFQLNIADGVFQRHNNKDESKQLTPKLESRIIKHLCEIEFNDLQNQKTSSELHDSVFNYIINYISVHLSNIKSIKSLKIIKELM, encoded by the coding sequence ATGTTTAAGACAACAAAGGGAATTATTCTTAAGGTTACTCAGTATAAGGATAGACAATTTATTGCAAATATATACACTAGAGATTCGGGTATTATTGGTTTGATAATTAGAAAGACCAAAGAACATATTATTCTGTCCCAACCACTAACAATTGCTGAAATAACTTATAGACATTCAGATAATCGAACCTTATTCTATGTGAAAGAAGCTTCGGTCGAATACGCATACTCTGATTTAATTTTTAACAATCGCAAGCTTAATAAAGCTGTAATATTATGCGAGCTTTTAAGCCAACTTCTAACTGAAAAAAATCATGAAATATATGATTTTACCGTTAACAGTCTAATTTGGCTAGACAAAGCACAAAATGACTATACCGGCTTTATCAATTTATTTTTAATGAAATTTTGTAAAATCGCCGGCATTGGTCCCACAAGTAACTTGGTGGATTCTAAAGAAGCATGTTTTCAACTAAATATAGCCGACGGGGTCTTTCAAAGACACAATAATAAAGATGAATCAAAGCAACTAACACCTAAACTAGAAAGCCGTATAATTAAACATTTATGCGAAATAGAATTTAATGATTTACAAAATCAAAAAACTAGTTCAGAACTTCATGATTCTGTTTTTAATTACATTATAAATTATATATCTGTACATCTTTCAAATATTAAATCCATTAAGTCTCTAAAGATTATAAAAGAATTAATGTAG
- a CDS encoding T9SS C-terminal target domain-containing protein, with amino-acid sequence MRSFYIFFLIIALSFKATSQIPVGQWDMHLNYSNANIVLEVDNSVYVGTKSNLYIYDREDYSLETYSVLNGLSSMDISALSYSSEYNLLIIGYSNGNVDLLSNENVINIPYINLANTLTTKTINHIFIDNKLAYLSCPFGLVVLDIEKAEIKETCYLSNNGINAVIYESFVFDESIYTPSDSFLANKIFLGTNNGLYYADKNENLLDLDVWQNDSRLSFAQGNYDSIVSIANIPILQIDGIDLKDEGGKRLVIGTDINFDELDIPWVKDSKYNFFEFNTIAYMEPFSPSLNLFVVKTEVPGEIIDLNYNASTNYAVTVTNDNYTEKVIVLGACGGDCFDSQSLESLLSKNTNEINDLNTATSIKSAVLSENYINNQMVFLGSEKFGLITGKNSWYDLREINIIAPNGPAAIDQGSIFAHKNSVMFTHGGINSSWNNNYNYKELSLYKNYMWSQSSQLVNLNIYDVIAVSGDPKNENRFFVGTWNSGLIELNDDSITTIYNAENSLLQSATNEGWIRIGGLAYDNNNDLWITNSQAEKPLVRLSXNEWQQFTIPSLSTSSMVGKIMCTSNDQFWIQLRNEGLIVASESGSGMASKKLGTGNGLASQTVNCFAEDQEGVVWVGTAQGLSICFNTNNIINNNNYSADYILVETIDGYVERLFENTNILDIEVDEANRKWVATNNNGVFLMSEDGTREVLHFTKENSPLLDNTVSDISILDNTGEVFFVTGQGLCSYRANATSSMVEFDNVNVFPNPVKKDFSGDIVISGLKNNTNVKITDVAGNIVFETYSLGGTATWNGKNFDGRNVSTGVYLFLCIDDTFNKSVVKKVLIYN; translated from the coding sequence ATGAGAAGTTTTTACATATTTTTTTTAATTATTGCTTTATCTTTCAAGGCAACATCTCAAATTCCTGTGGGTCAGTGGGATATGCATCTTAATTACTCGAATGCTAACATAGTGTTAGAAGTAGACAATAGTGTTTACGTCGGCACAAAATCTAATTTATATATATATGATCGAGAAGACTACAGCCTCGAAACCTACTCTGTACTTAATGGTTTATCGTCCATGGATATTTCTGCCCTATCATATAGTTCAGAATATAATCTATTGATTATAGGATATAGTAACGGCAATGTGGACCTACTATCAAATGAAAATGTAATTAACATTCCATACATAAATTTGGCTAATACACTTACAACAAAAACTATCAACCACATATTTATTGATAATAAACTAGCCTACCTGTCTTGTCCTTTTGGACTGGTAGTATTAGATATTGAAAAAGCTGAGATCAAAGAAACCTGTTATTTATCAAACAACGGGATTAATGCTGTAATATATGAAAGTTTTGTTTTTGATGAATCAATCTACACTCCGTCGGACAGTTTTCTAGCTAATAAAATATTTTTAGGCACCAATAATGGGCTGTATTACGCAGATAAAAATGAAAATCTACTAGATTTAGATGTGTGGCAAAATGACTCTAGGCTTTCTTTCGCTCAGGGGAATTACGATTCAATAGTTAGCATTGCAAATATTCCTATATTACAAATAGATGGCATTGACCTAAAAGATGAGGGTGGCAAGAGATTGGTGATAGGCACTGATATTAACTTCGATGAGCTCGACATACCGTGGGTTAAGGACTCTAAATATAATTTTTTTGAATTTAATACAATCGCTTACATGGAACCCTTTTCCCCATCTTTAAATCTTTTTGTGGTTAAAACTGAAGTGCCGGGTGAAATTATTGACTTAAACTATAATGCCAGCACCAATTATGCTGTTACTGTTACCAATGACAACTATACAGAAAAAGTTATTGTTTTAGGAGCTTGTGGGGGGGATTGTTTTGATTCACAAAGTCTAGAAAGCCTATTGTCAAAAAACACCAATGAAATCAATGACCTAAACACAGCTACAAGCATAAAAAGTGCTGTATTATCTGAAAATTATATCAACAATCAAATGGTATTTCTCGGTAGCGAAAAATTTGGATTAATAACAGGTAAAAATAGTTGGTATGACCTAAGGGAAATAAACATCATTGCACCAAACGGACCGGCAGCAATAGATCAAGGTTCTATTTTTGCTCACAAAAACAGTGTTATGTTTACACATGGTGGAATTAATTCATCCTGGAATAACAATTACAATTATAAAGAATTATCACTGTACAAAAATTATATGTGGTCTCAATCAAGTCAACTTGTTAATTTAAATATCTACGATGTAATTGCGGTATCGGGGGACCCCAAAAATGAAAATCGTTTTTTTGTGGGCACATGGAATAGTGGCTTAATAGAATTAAATGATGATTCTATTACAACTATTTACAATGCTGAAAACAGCTTATTACAAAGCGCCACTAATGAGGGTTGGATTAGAATTGGTGGGCTAGCCTATGACAATAACAACGATTTATGGATAACAAATAGCCAAGCAGAAAAGCCTCTAGTNAGGTTATCCAANAATGAGTGGCAACAATTTACAATACCNAGTTTATCAACTAGCTCAATGGTNGGGAAGATAATGTGTACAAGTAATGATCAGTTTTGGATTCAGCTTAGAAATGAAGGACTAATCGTTGCTTCAGAATCAGGCAGTGGAATGGCATCTAAAAAACTTGGCACCGGAAATGGCTTAGCAAGTCAAACTGTTAATTGCTTTGCAGAAGATCAGGAGGGAGTTGTCTGGGTGGGGACTGCTCAAGGGTTATCAATATGTTTTAATACAAATAACATTATCAACAACAATAATTATAGTGCAGATTATATTTTGGTTGAAACAATTGATGGATATGTGGAGCGTTTATTTGAAAACACTAATATTTTAGACATCGAGGTTGATGAAGCCAATAGAAAATGGGTTGCAACTAATAATAATGGCGTGTTTTTAATGTCCGAAGATGGCACAAGGGAAGTTCTTCATTTCACAAAAGAAAACAGTCCACTTCTGGATAATACAGTTTCTGATATTTCTATTTTAGATAATACTGGAGAAGTTTTTTTTGTTACTGGGCAAGGTTTATGTTCATACAGAGCTAATGCCACAAGCTCTATGGTTGAGTTTGATAACGTTAATGTTTTTCCTAATCCAGTTAAAAAAGACTTTAGTGGAGACATTGTGATATCTGGCTTAAAAAACAACACAAATGTTAAAATAACAGATGTTGCAGGAAACATAGTATTTGAAACATATTCTTTAGGCGGAACTGCCACATGGAATGGTAAAAATTTTGATGGAAGAAATGTTTCAACAGGCGTCTATTTATTTTTATGCATAGATGATACATTTAATAAAAGTGTAGTTAAAAAAGTTCTCATATACAATTAA